A window of the Pyrodictium abyssi genome harbors these coding sequences:
- a CDS encoding 30S ribosomal protein S6e: protein MPEFKIVISDPGAKADSPVLKVKIKGDENIEYGEEEKSQRKLPVCKANPKLIEKLGAIHNIITVRIRKEEKKIKHTCRVVADAEVPEDEVRVSLEWLGDAAGVEEAEGEVFRAKAWQIAITSPQADQLIGLKIGDTFDGGLVGLPGYQLKIRGGSDSSGFPMLPSIPGPVKKRVLLSGPPGFHPREKGERRRKTVRGNTITHDIVQINTVIVYPENK, encoded by the coding sequence GTGCCCGAGTTCAAGATAGTAATATCGGACCCTGGAGCTAAGGCAGACTCCCCCGTGCTAAAGGTGAAGATCAAGGGCGACGAGAACATAGAGTATGGCGAGGAGGAGAAGAGCCAGCGCAAGCTACCAGTCTGCAAGGCCAATCCCAAGCTTATAGAAAAGCTGGGCGCGATACACAACATAATCACTGTGAGGATAAGGAAGGAGGAGAAGAAGATTAAGCACACTTGCAGGGTAGTGGCCGATGCAGAGGTGCCAGAGGACGAGGTACGCGTAAGCCTAGAATGGCTCGGTGACGCTGCTGGAGTGGAAGAGGCAGAGGGTGAGGTATTCCGCGCTAAGGCGTGGCAGATAGCGATAACAAGTCCTCAGGCAGACCAGCTGATAGGCCTAAAGATAGGCGACACCTTCGACGGCGGGCTCGTAGGGCTCCCCGGCTACCAGCTAAAGATACGCGGCGGTAGCGACAGCAGCGGCTTCCCAATGCTTCCCTCAATACCCGGCCCAGTGAAGAAGCGAGTACTGCTATCCGGCCCACCGGGCTTCCATCCACGTGAGAAGGGCGAGAGGAGGAGGAAGACAGTACGCGGCAATACGATAACACACGACATAGTCCAGATAAACACCGTAATAGTTTACCCAGAGAACAAGTAA
- a CDS encoding translation initiation factor IF-2 subunit gamma translates to MDEIEAQRQRQPEVNIGTAGHVDHGKTTLVQALTGVWTAKHSEELKRGMTIKLGYAEGEVWYCEGAEGPEAYQPFPELCPEGTVPKLLRKVSYVDAPGHEILMATMLSGAALMDGALLVIAANERCPQPQTYEHLMALDIVGVHNIVLVQNKVDVVSPERARESYQEIKEFVKGTFAENAPIIPVSALHKVNVDAVLMAMEHLIPTPKRDPAKPPLMFIARSFDVNKPGTPVEELRGGVVGGSLIQGVLRVGDEIEIVPGVRVEERGRVRYEPLVTEVTSLRFGNLEVDEAKPGGLVAVGTKLDPSVAKADNLVGNILGKPGHLPPVRDTIRLEYYMLERVVGARDLVKVPPLRQREIVMLTVGTAITLGVVANAGKDEIEVKLRRPVAAWEGARVAISRQVLGRWRLVGWGLVKD, encoded by the coding sequence ATGGATGAAATTGAAGCACAGCGGCAACGGCAGCCCGAGGTCAACATAGGTACTGCAGGACACGTAGACCATGGCAAAACTACGCTGGTGCAGGCCCTTACCGGCGTCTGGACAGCAAAGCATAGCGAGGAGCTGAAGAGAGGCATGACTATAAAGCTTGGCTATGCCGAGGGCGAGGTATGGTACTGCGAGGGCGCCGAAGGGCCGGAAGCATACCAACCCTTCCCCGAGCTCTGCCCGGAGGGTACGGTGCCTAAGCTTCTCCGAAAGGTCTCCTACGTGGACGCGCCTGGACACGAGATACTAATGGCAACGATGCTTTCAGGAGCAGCGTTGATGGACGGCGCTCTCCTCGTCATAGCGGCCAACGAGCGTTGTCCCCAGCCACAGACCTACGAGCACCTAATGGCTCTAGACATAGTAGGGGTTCACAACATAGTCCTGGTGCAGAACAAGGTTGATGTAGTAAGCCCGGAGAGAGCCCGGGAAAGCTACCAAGAGATAAAGGAGTTCGTAAAGGGCACGTTCGCAGAGAACGCTCCCATAATACCGGTGAGTGCTCTCCACAAAGTCAACGTAGACGCGGTACTCATGGCTATGGAGCACCTTATACCGACGCCAAAGCGGGACCCTGCCAAACCACCACTAATGTTCATAGCCAGGAGCTTTGACGTAAACAAGCCAGGCACCCCTGTCGAGGAGCTAAGAGGCGGTGTAGTAGGCGGATCGCTCATACAAGGTGTCCTCCGCGTTGGTGACGAGATAGAGATAGTACCCGGTGTACGTGTAGAGGAAAGGGGCAGGGTACGCTATGAGCCCCTAGTAACAGAGGTCACAAGCCTACGCTTCGGCAACCTAGAGGTAGACGAAGCCAAGCCAGGCGGCCTGGTAGCAGTAGGCACTAAGCTCGACCCATCCGTGGCCAAGGCAGACAACCTAGTAGGCAACATACTAGGAAAGCCCGGGCACCTGCCACCCGTACGCGATACCATAAGGCTAGAGTACTACATGCTTGAGCGAGTCGTCGGTGCACGCGACCTAGTCAAAGTGCCACCGCTGAGGCAGAGAGAGATAGTGATGTTGACTGTCGGTACAGCGATAACTCTCGGCGTTGTGGCAAACGCTGGCAAGGACGAGATAGAGGTCAAGCTACGTAGACCGGTAGCAGCATGGGAGGGCGCTAGAGTAGCGATATCCAGGCAGGTCCTTGGACGCTGGAGGCTGGTTGGATGGGGATTGGTAAAAGACTAA
- a CDS encoding PIN domain-containing protein translates to MGIGKRLKRVVYDTSILMLLYEGVPVFEESASLLLSKPECIVPRQVQDELKKLAETAGSIHRRKAARLALEAIRKMGCRIVDVDADSTDDAIIAIVVSDPEAIVATADNELRRRLREIGLPNIYYRRSRHGLMLEGA, encoded by the coding sequence ATGGGGATTGGTAAAAGACTAAAACGAGTCGTTTATGACACAAGCATACTTATGCTCCTCTATGAAGGCGTCCCTGTCTTCGAGGAAAGCGCCTCTCTACTCCTATCCAAGCCAGAATGCATAGTCCCACGGCAAGTCCAGGATGAGCTAAAGAAGCTTGCTGAGACAGCTGGCTCCATACACCGTAGAAAAGCAGCACGTCTCGCCCTAGAAGCTATAAGAAAGATGGGCTGCAGGATAGTAGACGTGGATGCGGATAGCACGGATGACGCTATAATAGCTATAGTTGTGTCCGACCCCGAAGCCATAGTGGCTACAGCCGATAACGAGCTTAGGAGAAGACTGAGAGAAATAGGGCTCCCAAATATATACTACCGTAGGTCACGTCATGGCTTGATGCTCGAAGGCGCGTAG
- a CDS encoding DNA-directed RNA polymerase has protein sequence MYMIYRVRDTVRIPPSLFGMPLEEAALQVLTEKYVGYVHPDMGIIVAIFDVKVSEEGRIIPGDGATYHESEYSVLAFKPVVKEVVEGVVVNAQQYGLWVNLGPVEGFAHVTQLMDDRVMFDPQRKALIGERTRRIVEVGDVVRARVVSVSIPSEPTMRPRIQLTMRQPYLGKPEWYKKAGQQE, from the coding sequence TTGTACATGATATACCGGGTTAGAGACACTGTTAGGATACCGCCAAGCCTGTTCGGCATGCCTCTCGAGGAGGCAGCGCTGCAGGTACTCACTGAAAAGTACGTGGGCTACGTTCACCCAGATATGGGAATCATAGTAGCTATATTCGACGTTAAGGTTAGCGAAGAGGGGCGTATCATACCGGGCGACGGCGCAACCTACCACGAGTCAGAGTACAGCGTGCTCGCGTTCAAACCAGTAGTAAAAGAGGTAGTGGAAGGCGTCGTGGTTAACGCTCAGCAGTACGGCTTGTGGGTGAACCTTGGGCCTGTAGAGGGCTTTGCACACGTAACACAGCTGATGGACGACCGCGTCATGTTTGATCCGCAGCGCAAGGCGCTCATCGGAGAGCGCACCAGGCGTATAGTGGAGGTAGGTGACGTGGTTAGAGCAAGAGTGGTATCAGTATCGATACCGTCAGAGCCTACAATGAGGCCAAGGATACAGTTGACTATGCGGCAGCCATACCTGGGTAAACCGGAATGGTATAAGAAGGCTGGGCAGCAAGAGTAA
- the spt4 gene encoding transcription elongation factor subunit Spt4 translates to MSARRVRVPPFKACRKCKSLVPREASRCPVCGSTDLSEDWEGALVVIDPEKSVIAKKLEITKPGRYAIKVR, encoded by the coding sequence ATGTCTGCAAGGAGGGTTAGGGTACCACCTTTCAAAGCGTGTAGGAAGTGTAAGAGCCTAGTACCACGCGAGGCCTCTCGCTGTCCAGTCTGTGGCTCTACAGACCTATCAGAGGACTGGGAGGGGGCGCTGGTAGTAATAGACCCAGAGAAGTCGGTAATAGCAAAGAAGCTCGAGATAACAAAGCCCGGGAGATACGCAATAAAGGTAAGGTAA
- a CDS encoding GTP-dependent dephospho-CoA kinase family protein: MPDELRPLLASRTPRGRLVPSLAHVLAELRYSRLIVIGDRVTRTAFELGLEPVLAIYDCVEMRENIECPEPPSHYRREAVSNPRSSISFEAARAIRDAIRQGANTAIQVYGEEDLLAIPAILYADTGYVVAYGQPSRGVVLVRVDSYVKRLVANLLHSFEPCSASSPGKTKE, encoded by the coding sequence ATGCCGGATGAGCTTAGGCCACTCCTCGCCTCCCGGACGCCGCGTGGGAGACTAGTCCCGAGCCTAGCCCACGTACTAGCTGAGCTAAGGTACTCAAGGCTAATAGTGATAGGGGATAGGGTGACGAGGACAGCGTTCGAACTAGGCCTAGAGCCTGTGCTAGCCATATACGACTGTGTGGAAATGCGGGAGAACATTGAGTGTCCAGAGCCGCCTAGCCACTATCGGCGCGAGGCTGTGTCCAACCCACGTTCGTCGATTTCGTTTGAAGCCGCTAGGGCTATCCGGGACGCGATACGACAGGGAGCTAACACCGCTATACAGGTTTATGGCGAGGAGGATCTACTCGCCATACCAGCGATACTATACGCTGATACAGGGTATGTAGTAGCCTACGGTCAGCCATCCCGCGGGGTTGTACTAGTCCGGGTTGACTCGTATGTTAAGAGGCTTGTAGCTAATCTCCTACACAGTTTTGAGCCATGCAGTGCAAGCTCGCCGGGAAAGACTAAAGAATAA
- a CDS encoding 30S ribosomal protein S24e codes for MSQTSTPMDMIELLRPKDAKKLEVDLGEGYEVYAVKDWYNPLIKRRELDVIILHVGKPTPSRMKLRYAFSKALNVDIKRLYIRKVLSEYGVGRTKAEIHVYDTPERALQFEPKHIIERNKLPEEEEE; via the coding sequence GTGTCTCAGACAAGCACGCCTATGGATATGATCGAACTACTAAGACCCAAGGACGCGAAAAAGCTCGAAGTAGACCTTGGTGAGGGCTATGAAGTATATGCGGTAAAGGACTGGTACAACCCGCTGATAAAGCGCCGTGAGCTGGACGTGATAATACTTCATGTTGGCAAGCCTACTCCTAGCCGTATGAAGCTCCGCTACGCCTTCTCGAAGGCACTAAACGTGGACATCAAGAGGCTATACATAAGGAAGGTGCTAAGCGAGTACGGTGTCGGGAGGACCAAGGCCGAGATACACGTGTATGATACACCAGAGCGTGCGCTACAGTTTGAGCCAAAGCACATCATAGAGCGCAACAAGCTGCCAGAAGAGGAAGAGGAGTAA
- a CDS encoding 30S ribosomal protein S27ae, which translates to MAKEGLKLYVHKLYEYDYNTGTIKRKNKICPRCGSFMAFHKKPVPRWHCGKCGHTEFVRESGK; encoded by the coding sequence GTGGCCAAGGAGGGGCTTAAGCTATACGTGCACAAGCTATACGAGTACGACTACAACACTGGCACAATAAAGCGTAAGAACAAGATATGCCCGCGCTGCGGCAGCTTCATGGCTTTCCACAAGAAGCCGGTGCCGAGGTGGCACTGTGGCAAATGCGGCCATACAGAGTTCGTCAGGGAGTCTGGCAAGTAA